In one window of Maribacter dokdonensis DSW-8 DNA:
- a CDS encoding biotin/lipoyl-containing protein produces MRKIIEAYLAKLFEYNKKNAQYMEDFKANPHFKTREEIGREGPKPNRVVIPELKTGEVSVCTTPDLGNQMPLVLEKWYVKVGDKVNSGDVLCELGNEAVTIEFESFYNGKVIWVCEHKKDLVPGDELCKLEGI; encoded by the coding sequence TTGAGAAAAATAATAGAAGCATATTTAGCTAAGCTTTTTGAGTATAATAAGAAAAACGCCCAATATATGGAGGATTTTAAAGCTAATCCTCATTTTAAGACTAGGGAAGAAATAGGGAGAGAAGGTCCAAAACCGAATAGGGTGGTCATTCCAGAACTAAAAACAGGAGAAGTAAGTGTATGTACAACTCCAGATTTAGGAAATCAGATGCCTTTGGTTTTAGAAAAGTGGTATGTAAAAGTTGGCGATAAGGTAAATTCTGGTGATGTGTTATGTGAATTAGGGAATGAAGCCGTTACCATAGAATTTGAAAGTTTCTATAATGGAAAAGTAATTTGGGTTTGTGAACATAAAAAAGACTTGGTTCCAGGAGATGAGCTATGTAAATTAGAAGGTATTTAA
- a CDS encoding SDR family oxidoreductase — protein sequence MSTTQFGKKGWTPDRIKSLKGKTFIITGTTSGTGFEAARILLKKGAKVVMLNRNPKKVADTLSTLKQELGNAIPVSNIEMDLASLASVRKAADEILKNVPQIDALMCNAAIAQVPKQTFTEDGFESQLGVNHYGNFLLQALLYPRIEESKGRIVTVGSMGYNLGIKTIQFNDMNWDKNYSPNGVYSQSKLAQIMTVYELQDRLKAAGKTGVKSYACHPGASSTSLIKTSGSLLTRFIWQIMKLTPMVQSAEKGAYPEVMCATEPDLDQSGFYGPTGKNYWTGPVGECKLEPHAKDKPVMEKLWEVSEEAVGYEWNV from the coding sequence ATGAGTACAACACAATTTGGTAAAAAAGGGTGGACCCCAGATAGAATCAAAAGCCTCAAGGGCAAAACATTCATAATTACCGGTACAACCAGTGGTACTGGTTTTGAGGCGGCAAGAATACTGTTGAAAAAAGGGGCTAAAGTGGTCATGCTAAACCGTAACCCCAAAAAGGTTGCCGATACGTTGTCAACCTTAAAACAAGAACTTGGCAATGCCATACCGGTAAGCAATATAGAAATGGACTTGGCATCATTGGCATCGGTTAGGAAAGCTGCAGATGAAATACTGAAAAACGTTCCACAAATAGATGCACTAATGTGCAATGCCGCCATTGCGCAAGTACCCAAACAAACATTTACGGAAGATGGTTTTGAAAGTCAGTTAGGGGTAAACCATTACGGTAATTTCTTATTACAGGCTTTGCTGTACCCACGTATAGAAGAATCAAAAGGGCGAATAGTGACCGTGGGCAGTATGGGCTACAATTTGGGCATAAAGACCATACAGTTCAATGATATGAACTGGGACAAGAACTACAGCCCAAACGGCGTGTACAGTCAAAGTAAATTGGCACAGATCATGACCGTTTATGAATTGCAAGATAGACTTAAGGCGGCGGGCAAAACAGGTGTAAAGTCATACGCATGCCACCCGGGTGCATCTTCAACATCATTGATCAAGACCAGCGGTAGCTTGTTGACAAGATTTATTTGGCAGATCATGAAATTAACGCCCATGGTACAATCTGCAGAGAAAGGGGCATACCCAGAAGTCATGTGTGCCACCGAGCCAGATTTAGATCAATCTGGTTTTTATGGGCCAACAGGTAAAAATTATTGGACAGGTCCCGTAGGGGAGTGCAAATTAGAACCTCACGCCAAGGACAAACCCGTTATGGAAAAACTGTGGGAAGTTTCAGAAGAAGCCGTTGGTTATGAATGGAACGTGTAG
- a CDS encoding SRPBCC family protein, protein MKRIKTIGIVVMLLASLHVFSQERNWKTETAKDGKTIVKYELVKEEEGTHFYYVAQTTANISLEALDAYFSNTANHKNFLERTPVTHEIEKVSENAWLAYYYFDAPWPMADSDIVIKINRTKQEDKLVFTAIAAANDYKKDDVKRMTDYKVVYEFEKVDNTSTKITYNADYVPVGSVPNFLAKTWFPEGPAKIVNNIGSRK, encoded by the coding sequence ATGAAGAGGATAAAAACCATTGGTATCGTAGTAATGCTATTAGCATCACTACACGTTTTTTCACAAGAAAGAAACTGGAAGACCGAAACTGCTAAGGACGGTAAAACGATAGTAAAATACGAATTGGTAAAGGAAGAAGAAGGAACGCATTTTTATTATGTTGCCCAGACCACTGCCAATATAAGTTTAGAAGCGCTAGATGCCTATTTTTCAAATACGGCCAACCATAAAAACTTCTTGGAGAGAACCCCGGTAACCCATGAGATAGAAAAAGTGTCGGAAAATGCATGGTTGGCCTACTATTATTTTGATGCCCCATGGCCCATGGCAGATAGTGATATTGTGATAAAAATCAATAGGACAAAGCAAGAGGATAAACTTGTTTTTACAGCCATAGCTGCTGCAAATGATTACAAGAAAGATGATGTAAAAAGAATGACGGACTATAAAGTTGTTTACGAATTTGAAAAGGTAGACAATACAAGCACTAAAATCACCTATAATGCAGATTATGTTCCGGTGGGTTCGGTTCCTAATTTCTTGGCAAAAACATGGTTTCCAGAAGGTCCGGCAAAAATTGTAAATAATATAGGGTCTAGGAAATAG
- a CDS encoding helix-turn-helix domain-containing protein has translation MQHFKTLSSYIAYLELPGPEHPMLSVFSATGDGFLPCPKESSPPITNDCYTISFKKFVQGDLNYGRTKYDFNNGALFFIAPRQVLQWNEAAVFEQKGFSISFHEDFLKGTELAHQIKKYGFFSYSVNEALHLSPKEEKQIESIVENIEIEYQNNQDEFSKDIIVSQLSTLLKYANRFYERQFLNRKELSTSLLEQFNTQLLEYVESGQLQENGIPSIEQIADKMAISQRYLSDTLKKETGKTTTEHLQLLLIDEAKNMLLHPSKSIAEVAYELGFEYPHYFSRLFKKKEGISPTAYREKFSVN, from the coding sequence ATGCAGCATTTTAAAACATTATCGTCCTATATAGCGTATTTGGAACTACCTGGTCCGGAACATCCTATGTTGAGTGTATTTTCGGCAACGGGAGATGGTTTTTTACCTTGCCCCAAGGAAAGTTCGCCACCCATTACCAACGATTGTTATACCATTAGTTTTAAGAAGTTTGTACAGGGCGATTTAAACTATGGGCGTACAAAATACGATTTCAATAACGGAGCGCTATTTTTTATTGCACCAAGGCAAGTATTGCAATGGAACGAGGCAGCGGTATTTGAACAAAAAGGGTTTTCGATCAGCTTTCACGAGGACTTTTTAAAAGGAACGGAGTTGGCGCATCAAATCAAAAAATATGGTTTCTTTTCGTACTCGGTCAATGAGGCATTGCACCTTTCACCAAAAGAAGAAAAGCAGATAGAATCCATTGTCGAGAATATTGAAATTGAATATCAAAACAATCAAGACGAGTTCAGTAAGGACATTATTGTATCTCAATTGAGCACCCTGTTGAAATACGCCAATCGATTTTATGAGCGTCAATTTTTAAACAGAAAAGAACTTTCTACAAGTTTGTTAGAACAGTTTAATACGCAGTTGTTGGAGTACGTAGAATCTGGTCAGCTACAGGAAAATGGTATACCTAGCATAGAACAGATTGCCGATAAAATGGCAATTTCGCAACGTTATCTTAGCGATACCTTAAAAAAGGAGACCGGTAAGACCACCACGGAACATTTGCAGTTGTTGTTAATAGATGAAGCAAAGAATATGTTGTTGCATCCCAGTAAAAGTATTGCTGAGGTAGCTTATGAGTTGGGTTTTGAATATCCGCATTATTTCTCAAGGTTGTTCAAAAAGAAAGAAGGTATTAGCCCAACGGCTTATCGTGAAAAGTTTAGTGTGAATTAG
- a CDS encoding sugar porter family MFS transporter has protein sequence MNRIIVWSITVALAGFLFGFDTVVISGANEPIKQIWNTSPLFHGTFIMSMALWGTVVGSLFGGIPTKNLGRKKTLLWVGILFLVSALGSALAQDPYSFSLFRFIGGVGVGISSVAAPIYISEITSKENRGKLGGLYQFWLVFGILIAFVSNWLLKGFDGANDWRWMLGVEAIPAFIYTAMVFTVPESPRWLALHKKDDAGALKILEIIHSKEKAALQLAEIKTDLQHSTKSESLFQKKYSKVLWLAFFIAFFNQLSGINFVLYYAPEILEQAGLGGKESLFNSIAIGIVNLVFTFIGIRLLDKLGRRQLIIIGSIGYIISLVMVGLCFQMDLGSTLTLTFICTFVASHAIGQGAVIWVFISEIFPNSVRAYGQSWGVSVHWVFAAIITLITPFFLDATQGVLKDHVWYIYYFFCAMMVLQLIWAMTKMPETKGVSLEELSKELVKE, from the coding sequence ATGAACAGAATTATCGTATGGTCCATTACCGTGGCCCTCGCAGGATTTTTATTTGGTTTTGACACCGTTGTCATCAGCGGCGCAAATGAACCTATTAAACAAATTTGGAACACATCACCTTTATTTCACGGCACCTTTATCATGAGTATGGCACTCTGGGGTACCGTAGTAGGCTCTCTTTTTGGTGGCATTCCCACCAAAAACCTAGGGCGTAAGAAAACGCTGTTATGGGTAGGTATTCTGTTTCTGGTCTCCGCACTTGGCTCTGCCTTGGCGCAAGATCCATATTCATTTTCCCTATTTCGTTTTATTGGTGGTGTAGGTGTCGGTATTTCTTCGGTTGCCGCTCCTATTTACATTTCTGAAATTACATCTAAGGAGAATCGTGGAAAGCTTGGCGGACTTTACCAATTTTGGTTGGTATTCGGTATTTTAATCGCCTTTGTATCTAACTGGTTATTAAAAGGTTTTGATGGTGCAAATGATTGGCGTTGGATGCTTGGTGTAGAAGCCATACCCGCTTTCATTTACACCGCAATGGTATTTACCGTACCTGAAAGCCCTCGTTGGTTGGCTTTACACAAAAAGGATGATGCAGGCGCCTTAAAAATATTAGAGATCATACACTCTAAAGAAAAGGCCGCGCTACAATTGGCAGAGATTAAGACCGATTTACAGCACAGCACCAAAAGTGAAAGCCTTTTTCAAAAGAAATACTCAAAAGTACTTTGGCTCGCTTTCTTTATAGCATTCTTTAATCAATTATCAGGCATCAACTTTGTACTGTATTATGCCCCTGAAATTTTAGAGCAAGCCGGGTTAGGCGGTAAAGAGTCTCTTTTCAACTCGATCGCCATTGGTATCGTAAATCTTGTATTCACCTTTATTGGAATTCGCTTATTGGATAAACTAGGAAGACGACAACTGATTATTATTGGTTCTATAGGCTACATTATTAGTTTGGTTATGGTGGGTCTCTGTTTTCAAATGGATCTGGGATCTACCCTTACACTTACCTTCATCTGTACTTTTGTTGCCTCTCATGCCATTGGGCAAGGTGCGGTAATATGGGTCTTTATATCAGAAATATTCCCGAACAGTGTTCGTGCTTACGGGCAGTCTTGGGGTGTTAGTGTACATTGGGTATTTGCCGCGATCATTACATTGATCACTCCCTTTTTCCTAGATGCTACCCAAGGTGTTCTTAAAGACCATGTTTGGTATATCTACTACTTCTTCTGTGCAATGATGGTATTGCAACTTATTTGGGCAATGACCAAAATGCCGGAAACCAAAGGAGTTTCTTTAGAGGAATTGAGCAAGGAATTGGTGAAAGAATAA
- a CDS encoding SDR family oxidoreductase has protein sequence MKDLKNKVAYITGGTKGIGFAVAQTLLGQGMKVAISGRSQESVDQALKDFNNDNVLGIVSNVAKLSDEENAVAKITDKWGQVDVVLANAGVGNFAPIDEMTEEQWHQMIDVNLSGVFHTLKASVASLKKTEGYYITLASLAGTNFFAQGAGYNASKFGVVGFTQAAMLDLRQYGIKVSTIMPGSVATHFNHNEPGDKDAWKIQPEDIGELVLDLLQMNERTLPSKIEVRPTRPDKK, from the coding sequence ATGAAAGATTTAAAAAATAAAGTAGCTTATATAACTGGAGGCACTAAGGGAATAGGCTTTGCCGTAGCACAAACATTATTGGGTCAAGGCATGAAAGTGGCCATTAGCGGTAGATCTCAAGAAAGTGTAGATCAGGCGTTAAAAGATTTTAATAACGATAATGTTTTAGGAATTGTATCTAATGTAGCTAAACTTTCAGACGAAGAAAATGCCGTAGCTAAAATAACGGATAAATGGGGTCAAGTAGATGTTGTTCTAGCAAATGCCGGTGTAGGTAATTTTGCACCCATAGATGAAATGACCGAAGAACAATGGCACCAAATGATAGATGTTAACCTTAGTGGTGTTTTTCATACCCTAAAAGCATCTGTAGCGTCCCTGAAGAAAACAGAAGGATATTATATTACCCTAGCAAGTTTGGCAGGTACCAATTTCTTTGCTCAAGGTGCTGGGTATAATGCATCAAAATTTGGTGTGGTAGGCTTTACACAAGCGGCAATGCTAGATCTTAGACAGTACGGTATAAAAGTATCTACCATAATGCCGGGTTCTGTGGCAACACATTTTAACCATAATGAGCCAGGTGATAAAGATGCATGGAAAATTCAACCAGAGGACATTGGTGAATTGGTGTTAGATCTATTACAGATGAACGAAAGAACCTTACCTAGTAAAATAGAGGTAAGGCCAACAAGACCGGACAAGAAATAA
- a CDS encoding PD-(D/E)XK nuclease family protein, with product MQSFIQDVVQDVLKHNSNIANTIFILPSKRAGVFLKKALSKSLTKTILAPEIYSIEDFIEKVSNLVTANTTTQLFELYNAYLSVGDYDKESFDSFLKWGQILLQDFNEVDRYLVDATGLYQNVAAIQEVNHWSLNSDKSEMIENYLHFWRHLEEIYTKFNNNLIQKGLGHQGLIYKTSVSQLSGYLESNSKKHIFLGFNALNTAESILIQTILEKTDAAIYWDIDPYFLKDNIHDAGYFIRQYQKTWNVLKDKPLAGLTNYYNTDKHIEIIGVPKNVSQVNYVGDILNHIQGNAPETLQNSAIVLGNEELLNPLLNSIPDHIPATNITMGQKLESTTLASFFINLIEFHEQKTDRGWFYKHLLNLLTHSYTVILFDANEVSTHQLISKIKLNNWTYINHGQINALLPEHATVSLLFEEISNDPNKLLENFLALITSMRSIEAVKQNSLLLEQLYKFYTLFNQLKDLCNNFTYINNLKSLKHLFKQLLSSETLDFQGNPIEGIQIMGMLESRLLDFETIIITSVNEGVLPSGKSNNSFIPFDLKTKNGLPTYKEKDAVYTYHFYRLLQRARNVYILYNTEPDALEGGERSRLITQLLTDDNRSDIKEVIATPTIQPIAKEIEQIAKTTTLTQLIREKAAKGFSPSSLSNYIRNPIDFYKQNLLNINEVMQVEETLAPNTFGTIVHDSLEELYTPLVGTTLTKESLNDIRKNVTTSVARNFEKTYKEGNISSGKNYISFHVILKYIQTFIDAEITAIKDHSIKIIALEQSLSVPLEIAGLDFPITLKGKLDRVDEFDGVTRIIDYKTGKVERRNVELMDWDVLTEDYQFSKAFQLLCYGLMFFKMHPADNLTIQAGIISLKNFADGTLLFAQKETARGPKNHLITNEVISDFEQLLGQLITEICNADIPFTEKEV from the coding sequence ATGCAGAGCTTTATACAAGATGTAGTACAGGATGTTTTAAAACACAATTCTAACATTGCCAATACCATTTTTATCTTACCCAGTAAACGGGCTGGTGTCTTTCTTAAGAAAGCACTATCCAAATCATTGACCAAAACCATACTTGCTCCTGAAATTTACAGTATTGAAGACTTCATTGAAAAAGTATCCAACCTGGTAACAGCCAATACTACTACCCAGTTATTTGAACTGTATAATGCTTACTTGAGCGTTGGTGACTATGACAAAGAATCTTTTGATTCTTTTTTGAAATGGGGACAGATACTATTACAAGATTTTAATGAAGTGGATCGCTACTTAGTAGATGCCACTGGTCTGTATCAAAATGTTGCCGCTATACAAGAGGTAAATCATTGGTCATTGAACAGTGACAAATCTGAAATGATCGAAAATTACCTTCATTTTTGGCGCCATCTTGAAGAAATATATACCAAATTCAATAATAACCTCATACAAAAAGGTTTGGGACATCAAGGTCTTATATATAAAACATCGGTATCCCAACTATCTGGTTATCTTGAATCCAACAGCAAGAAACATATTTTTCTTGGCTTTAATGCCTTGAACACTGCCGAAAGTATTCTTATACAAACCATTCTTGAAAAAACAGATGCCGCTATCTATTGGGATATTGACCCTTATTTTCTAAAAGACAATATTCATGATGCCGGATACTTTATCCGCCAGTATCAAAAAACATGGAATGTTCTAAAAGACAAACCTCTTGCCGGTCTAACCAATTACTACAATACTGATAAGCACATAGAAATTATTGGTGTACCCAAAAATGTATCCCAGGTGAATTATGTAGGTGATATTTTAAATCACATTCAAGGTAACGCACCAGAAACATTGCAAAACTCAGCCATTGTTCTTGGTAATGAAGAATTATTAAACCCACTATTAAATTCTATACCGGATCATATTCCGGCAACGAATATTACCATGGGTCAAAAGCTAGAGTCTACTACCCTAGCAAGTTTTTTTATAAACCTCATAGAATTTCATGAACAAAAAACAGATCGTGGCTGGTTCTATAAACACCTATTGAATCTTTTGACGCATTCATATACTGTCATATTATTCGATGCAAATGAGGTTTCTACCCACCAATTAATTTCAAAAATAAAGTTGAATAATTGGACCTATATCAACCATGGACAAATAAATGCGCTTTTACCTGAGCATGCCACTGTTTCTTTATTATTTGAAGAGATCAGCAACGACCCCAATAAACTTTTAGAAAACTTTCTAGCCTTAATCACTTCTATGAGAAGCATAGAGGCGGTAAAACAGAATTCATTATTGTTAGAGCAGTTATATAAATTCTATACCTTGTTCAATCAGCTCAAGGATCTTTGCAATAACTTTACCTACATAAACAATTTAAAAAGTCTAAAACACCTTTTTAAACAGTTGTTAAGCTCAGAAACCTTAGATTTTCAAGGAAATCCTATAGAAGGCATACAGATTATGGGTATGCTAGAAAGTAGGTTGTTGGATTTTGAGACCATTATCATCACGTCTGTAAACGAAGGTGTACTACCATCGGGAAAATCCAATAATTCCTTTATTCCGTTCGACTTAAAGACGAAAAACGGATTACCCACCTACAAAGAAAAAGATGCGGTGTACACCTATCACTTTTATCGATTATTACAGCGTGCCAGAAACGTATACATCTTATATAATACTGAGCCAGATGCTTTAGAAGGTGGAGAACGTAGTAGGTTGATCACCCAATTACTAACGGATGATAATAGAAGCGATATCAAAGAAGTCATAGCCACACCTACCATACAACCTATTGCCAAAGAAATTGAGCAGATAGCAAAGACAACTACGCTTACACAACTTATTCGTGAAAAAGCCGCTAAAGGATTTTCGCCAAGCTCTTTGAGCAACTACATTAGAAACCCAATTGATTTCTATAAGCAGAATCTATTGAATATCAATGAGGTCATGCAGGTTGAAGAGACCCTTGCCCCTAATACTTTTGGTACTATTGTCCATGATAGCTTAGAAGAGTTGTATACACCTTTAGTTGGCACAACCCTTACCAAAGAGTCTCTAAACGATATCCGTAAAAATGTAACTACCTCGGTAGCCCGTAACTTTGAAAAAACGTATAAGGAAGGGAACATCAGTTCTGGTAAAAACTATATTTCTTTTCATGTCATCCTTAAGTACATTCAAACATTTATAGATGCGGAAATAACCGCTATTAAAGACCATAGCATTAAAATAATTGCACTGGAACAGTCACTATCAGTACCCCTGGAAATTGCCGGTTTGGACTTCCCCATCACCTTAAAAGGAAAATTAGACCGTGTTGATGAATTTGATGGCGTTACCCGAATTATCGATTACAAAACAGGTAAGGTAGAACGACGAAATGTTGAATTAATGGATTGGGACGTACTTACCGAAGATTATCAATTTAGCAAGGCTTTTCAATTGCTTTGTTACGGATTAATGTTTTTTAAAATGCATCCTGCAGATAACTTAACCATTCAAGCAGGTATTATTTCTTTGAAGAATTTTGCCGATGGTACGTTGTTGTTCGCGCAAAAAGAAACTGCCCGAGGACCCAAAAATCACCTTATTACCAATGAGGTCATTTCTGATTTCGAGCAGCTACTTGGTCAGTTAATTACAGAAATCTGTAATGCCGACATTCCTTTTACTGAAAAAGAAGTCTAA
- a CDS encoding OmpA family protein encodes MKHLSKLLVVVLLVVGINNIQAQDENNPWQVQFGVNAIDVYPTSDVSSFGNEFFNANDHWNILPSISYVGVSKSIGDGFSVGARGSLNKISKLGDVSVDDLSHYAIDGTIKYDIIKRQTVLDPFIEIGGGYTWIDEIGAGTANGGVGLNIWFSENLGLTLQSSYKHAFEDYLAPHFQHLAGISVKFGGTDTDGDGIYDKDDACPEVAGLEAFNGCPDSDGDGIEDSKDACPNEAGSKEMNGCPDADGDGVADKDDACPNEAGVAALAGCPDADGDGVADKDDACPSEAGPAENKGCPWPDTDGDGVLDKDDQCPEVAGTVANAGCPEVTEEVQKQLNDYARTILFDTGKSSIKAESTSVMVDIITILKEYPNAKFTVEGHTDSVGSEKLNQSLSESRALSVKEFLVDKGIEEFRLSAVGYGESKPIATNNTRAGRTQNRRVEINLVK; translated from the coding sequence ATGAAACATCTTAGCAAATTATTGGTTGTTGTACTACTTGTTGTAGGTATCAACAACATACAAGCGCAAGACGAGAATAACCCTTGGCAAGTGCAATTTGGGGTTAATGCCATTGACGTATATCCAACTTCGGATGTAAGTTCTTTCGGTAATGAATTCTTCAATGCAAACGATCACTGGAATATCTTACCTTCTATTTCTTATGTAGGAGTATCTAAATCTATAGGAGATGGTTTCTCTGTTGGAGCTAGAGGTTCTCTTAACAAAATTAGCAAATTAGGTGACGTTAGTGTTGACGATCTATCTCACTACGCTATAGATGGTACAATTAAATATGATATCATAAAAAGACAAACTGTTCTTGACCCATTCATCGAAATAGGTGGTGGTTATACTTGGATCGATGAAATCGGTGCTGGTACTGCAAACGGTGGTGTTGGTCTTAACATCTGGTTCTCTGAGAACTTAGGTCTTACTTTACAATCTTCTTATAAGCATGCTTTCGAAGATTACTTAGCTCCTCATTTCCAACATTTAGCTGGTATCTCAGTTAAGTTTGGTGGTACTGACACTGACGGTGACGGTATCTACGATAAAGATGATGCTTGTCCAGAAGTTGCTGGTCTTGAAGCATTCAACGGTTGTCCAGATTCTGACGGTGACGGTATAGAAGACAGCAAAGATGCTTGTCCTAACGAAGCTGGTTCTAAAGAAATGAACGGATGTCCTGATGCTGACGGTGACGGTGTTGCTGACAAAGATGACGCTTGTCCTAACGAAGCTGGTGTTGCTGCTTTAGCTGGTTGTCCAGATGCTGACGGTGACGGTGTTGCTGATAAAGATGATGCTTGTCCTTCTGAAGCAGGTCCTGCTGAGAACAAAGGTTGCCCATGGCCTGATACTGACGGTGACGGTGTATTGGACAAAGACGATCAATGTCCTGAAGTTGCTGGTACTGTAGCTAACGCTGGTTGTCCTGAAGTAACTGAAGAAGTTCAAAAGCAATTGAACGATTACGCTAGAACTATCTTATTTGATACTGGTAAATCTTCTATCAAAGCTGAGTCTACTTCAGTAATGGTTGACATTATCACTATCCTTAAAGAATACCCTAACGCTAAATTTACAGTTGAAGGTCACACTGATAGCGTAGGTAGCGAAAAATTAAACCAAAGTCTTTCTGAGTCAAGAGCTCTTTCTGTAAAAGAATTCTTAGTTGACAAAGGAATAGAAGAGTTCAGATTATCTGCAGTTGGTTACGGTGAGTCTAAGCCTATCGCAACAAACAACACTAGAGCTGGTAGAACTCAAAACAGAAGGGTAGAAATCAACTTAGTAAAATAA
- the kbl gene encoding glycine C-acetyltransferase — protein sequence MYGKIKEHLQQEIETIKKDGLFKEERIIVSPQDAVIKINTGQEVINFCANNYLGLSSHPEVIQAAKDAMDTHGFGMSSVRFICGTQDIHKELEQKIAHFYGTEDTILYAAAFDANGGVFEPLLTAEDAIISDSLNHASIIDGVRLCKAKRYRYANSDMADLEAQLIKANEDGARFKIIVTDGVFSMDGIVAPLDQICDLADKYDALVMIDECHAAGFIGEKGKGTLEEKGVMGRIDIITGTLGKALGGAMGGYTTGKKEIITLLRQRSRPYLFSNSLAPAIVGASIKVFDMLENDTSLRDKLQENTAYFKKGMIAAGFDIVDGDSAIVPVMLYDAKLSQEMANKLLEKGIYVIGFFYPVVPKDKARIRVQLSAAHSKEHLDAAITAFTEVGKELKIV from the coding sequence ATGTACGGAAAAATCAAAGAACATTTACAGCAAGAAATTGAAACGATTAAAAAGGACGGACTTTTTAAAGAGGAAAGAATTATTGTTTCTCCACAAGATGCCGTCATTAAAATAAATACCGGGCAAGAGGTCATTAATTTTTGCGCCAATAACTATTTAGGTTTATCATCACATCCAGAGGTTATACAAGCGGCAAAAGACGCTATGGATACCCATGGCTTTGGTATGTCATCTGTAAGGTTCATTTGCGGTACACAAGATATCCATAAAGAATTGGAGCAAAAAATAGCTCATTTCTATGGTACCGAAGACACTATTTTGTATGCCGCTGCATTTGATGCCAACGGTGGCGTATTTGAACCTTTGCTTACCGCAGAAGATGCCATCATATCAGATTCGTTGAACCATGCCTCAATCATAGATGGTGTTCGTTTATGTAAAGCAAAACGTTATAGATATGCCAATAGTGATATGGCAGATCTAGAAGCACAACTTATTAAGGCAAACGAAGACGGGGCACGTTTTAAGATCATTGTTACGGACGGTGTATTCTCCATGGATGGCATTGTTGCCCCGCTGGACCAAATATGTGATCTAGCCGATAAGTACGATGCCCTGGTGATGATAGACGAATGCCATGCAGCCGGTTTTATAGGCGAAAAAGGAAAAGGTACCTTAGAAGAAAAAGGGGTAATGGGTAGAATTGATATTATAACCGGCACGCTGGGCAAAGCCTTAGGTGGTGCCATGGGCGGTTATACTACAGGAAAAAAGGAAATCATTACGTTATTGAGACAACGCTCTAGACCTTACCTATTTTCAAATTCCTTGGCACCCGCCATTGTAGGTGCCTCTATAAAGGTATTTGATATGTTGGAGAACGACACTTCTTTAAGAGATAAGTTGCAAGAAAATACTGCATACTTCAAAAAAGGCATGATAGCGGCTGGTTTCGACATTGTTGATGGCGATTCTGCCATTGTACCGGTAATGTTATATGATGCCAAACTATCTCAAGAAATGGCAAATAAACTTTTGGAAAAAGGCATTTATGTTATCGGGTTTTTCTACCCTGTTGTTCCAAAAGACAAAGCTCGTATTAGGGTACAACTTTCAGCCGCGCATTCAAAAGAGCATTTAGACGCTGCCATTACCGCATTCACAGAGGTAGGCAAGGAATTAAAAATCGTTTAA